In the genome of Kluyveromyces marxianus DMKU3-1042 DNA, complete genome, chromosome 1, one region contains:
- the YKU70 gene encoding ATP-dependent DNA helicase YKU70: protein MSDQKPDFLKSQLSKDSNVGNKDQEKWKRYEAHEGIAFCIELTSSMYLPSEDLNGQIQLMEILDSLNELMSELVIVMPNTAIGCYFYNCAHPKAENNVYELIPLRDVNFQNMKKVNDLLDDIKSSRLTLEEEIPIADKANPAELSPALIMIREKFLEPVDGQKQLTNKKIFIFTDNDKPSEFQDVESRSRLRKVIDDLYDYHINFVTFFIGSKVKPFDDTTFADILRWGSKVNDTKNWLYSHGPNTKPINASTIKSKVKRTKEINRVKFRCPLILDERADFVVSVSGYTIISHEIPASKYKLIYDNGTVKQEAYSRREYLDAETGEVVPNDELAKTFSFGDEIIELSEEENSQIQNIYGNYDSFLKLIGFRSTEECLCFYNNIDAPSLVVPNEEQYKGSIKTLTSLYRTLKKKEKSAVIWGKLRPNSMASMFVLTPSSNEDFNQAFYLYRIPFIDEVRKLPTLSSYPELLESDDYQVLSRVTETLVNFFNLKNGYKPSDYHSPALQRHFTVLREYLLQIESKETKDQDEDDETLLKVKQIHERIAASAQSDDPKQQRLVKYLKLWNSYYNRYNNLEIESKPKQNKRSKFNI, encoded by the coding sequence ATGTCTGATCAAAAACCGGACTTTTTAAAGAGCCAGTTGTCAAAGGATAGTAATGTAGGGAATAAAGACCAAGagaaatggaaaagatATGAAGCCCACGAAGGTATTGCATTTTGCATTGAGCTAACCTCATCGATGTATCTTCCCAGCGAAGATTTGAATGGTCAAATTCAATTAATGGAAATTCTAGATTCATTGAATGAACTGATGTCCGAATTGGTTATTGTAATGCCAAATACTGCGATTGGATGTTACTTCTACAATTGTGCACATCCAAAGGCTGAAAACAATGTCTATGAGTTGATACCTCTACGAGATGTAAATTTCCAGAATATGAAAAAGGTCAACGATCTTTTAGATGATATCAAAAGCAGTAGGTTAACtctcgaagaagaaataccaATAGCAGATAAAGCAAACCCTGCAGAGCTTTCTCCTGCATTGATAATGATTAGGGAAAAGTTTTTAGAACCAGTGGACGGACAAAAACAGTTGactaataaaaaaatattcataTTTACTGATAATGATAAACCTTCTGAATTTCAAGATGTAGAAAGCCGTTCGAGATTAAGAAAGGTTATAGATGATCTTTATGACTATCACATAAATTTTGTAACCTTTTTCATTGGTTCAAAGGTTAAACCATTTGATGACACGACATTCGCAGATATCTTAAGGTGGGGATCAAAAGTTAATGACACTAAAAATTGGTTATATTCTCATGGTCCAAATACAAAACCCATAAATGCATCGACTATTAAGTCTAAGGTCAAAAGGACAAAGGAAATAAATAGAGTGAAATTTCGCTGTCCTTTAATATTAGACGAAAGAGCAGACtttgttgtttctgttAGTGGATACACAATTATATCTCATGAGATTCCTGCATCGAAATACAAGCttatatatgataatgGTACGGTCAAACAAGAAGCGTACTCCCGTCGTGAATATCTTGATGCGGAAACTGGAGAAGTGGTACCAAATGACGAACTTGCAAAAACCTTTTCATTTGGAGATGAAATAATTGAGTTGTCTGAGGAAGAGAACTcacaaattcaaaacataTACGGAAATTATGACTCATTTTTGAAGCTAATAGGATTTAGATCTACCGAGGAATGCTTATGTTTTTACAATAATATCGACGCACCATCACTCGTGGTTCCTAACGAAGAACAATATAAAGGTTCTATCAAAACACTAACATCTCTATATCGAAcgttgaaaaagaaagaaaaatcagCGGTTATTTGGGGAAAGCTGCGGCCAAACTCTATGGCATCGATGTTTGTTTTAACTCCAAGTTCTAACGAAGACTTTAACCAAGCTTTCTACCTCTATCGTATACCATTTATAGATGAAGTCAGGAAACTACCTACTTTATCGAGCTATCCAGAACTACTAGAAAGTGATGATTATCAAGTACTCAGTAGAGTCACTGAAACGCTCGTgaactttttcaatttgaaaaatgggTACAAGCCTTCTGATTACCACAGCCCAGCGCTTCAAAGACACTTCACGGTACTCAGAGAGTATCTTCTCCAGATTGAAAGTAAGGAAACTAAAGatcaagatgaagatgacgaaacTCTTCTGAAAGTCAAACAGATTCACGAAAGAATTGCTGCTTCTGCTCAATCAGATGATCCTAAACAGCAAAGACTAGTAAAGTATTTGAAACTATGGAATTCATATTACAATCGCTATAATAATTTGGAAATTgaatcaaaaccaaaacagAATAAACGGAGTAaatttaatatataa
- the NGL2 gene encoding RNA exonuclease — MAQKPIMAIDEHNTLEPSNSDVTELISSTNDLSLDNNVSHAKENDANSEGKSKTKGKSKKRKPKVDITPEYIAEMRAKRQAEKQAKRDALIAQGIDPDVPPDLRFIKRPMLKIPRSESLDGDSKLFPISFMTYNCLAQALIRRKLFPTSGNAVKWFKRSQVLLNEFKYYNSDVLCLQEIDTVQYKSFWKHEFEKLGYMSQFHFNPSKNHGVLIAYKQDMFEMTDRMLIDHDKIATGDIEPRTTTKNIGLILALKFSKKVLERFPETNVSGILVGTTHLFWHPFGTYERTRQCYVILQKMKEFQNRVNILQNNNDGDLSHWPSFFCGDFNSQPFDTPYLSITSKPVKYEGRAKTVIECSTSYTFSKLRDGDEGEEEEGGNVEKFGKNQPETPVPDTFNPTPEQAALCEKMKNLHNGLDMRAISMYSIAYKYVHPENSGLDNERNEPEISNWAHSWRGLLDYIFFVTSWDGSNCVTVDDLSEFELNNGIKVLELLRIPPGKEMTEHGQPHEGEYPSDHLCMIAKLGIAM, encoded by the coding sequence ATGGCACAAAAACCAATAATGGCAATTGATGAACATAATACTCTTGAACCTTCCAACTCTGATGTTACAGAGttaatatcatcaacaaatGACTTGTCTTTAGATAACAATGTTTCTCATGCCAAAGAGAATGACGCTAACAGCGAAGGTAAGTCCAAAACGAAAGGTAAGTCCAAAAAGCGTAAACCCAAGGTCGACATTACACCAGAATATATTGCTGAAATGCGTGCTAAAAGACAGGCAGAAAAGCAAGCGAAAAGGGATGCACTTATTGCTCAAGGTATAGATCCAGATGTTCCTCCGGACTTAAGGTTTATAAAGAGACCAATGTTAAAAATTCCTAGGTCAGAAAGTTTAGATGGTGATTCAAAACTGTTCCCAATAAGTTTCATGACGTATAATTGTCTCGCTCAGGCTCTTATCAGAAGGAAATTGTTCCCAACTAGTGGTAATGCTGTTAAATGGTTTAAAAGGTCGCAAGTTTTACTTAACGAATTTAAGTATTATAATTCAGATGTTTTGTGTTTACAAGAGATAGATACGGTGCAATATAAATCCTTCTGGAAACATGAGTTTGAAAAACTCGGTTATATGTCTCAATTTCACTTTAATCCTAGTAAAAACCATGGGGTCTTGATAGCTTATAAACAGGATATGTTTGAGATGACAGATCGAATGCTAATTGATCATGATAAAATAGCAACAGGTGATATAGAACCAAGAACCACTACTAAAAATATTGGTTTAATTCTAGCACTCAAATTCAGTAAAAAAGTGTTGGAAAGGTTCCCGGAAACGAACGTTAGTGGTATCCTTGTAGGTACAACACATTTGTTTTGGCATCCATTTGGAACATATGAGAGGACAAGACAGTGCTACGTAATACTGcagaaaatgaaggaatTCCAAAACAGAGTGAATATTCTgcaaaataataatgatggTGACCTTTCTCATTGGccatctttcttttgtggAGACTTCAACTCCCAACCTTTTGATACACCATATTTATCAATAACGTCGAAACCCGTTAAATACGAAGGAAGAGCCAAAACCGTCATTGAATGCAGTACATCCTATACGTTCTCAAAACTCAGAGATGGTGATGAAGGcgaggaagaggaaggtggaaatgttgaaaagtttGGTAAGAACCAGCCAGAAACACCGGTACCAGATACTTTTAATCCAACTCCAGAGCAAGCTGCTCTATGtgagaaaatgaaaaatctTCATAATGGGCTCGATATGAGAGCAATCTCAATGTATTCTATTGCATATAAGTACGTTCATCCAGAAAATTCAGGTCTAGATAATGAACGTAATGAGCCTGAAATATCTAATTGGGCCCACTCATGGAGAGGATTGTTGGACTACATCTTTTTCGTAACTTCTTGGGATGGATCCAACTGCGTAACAGTTGATGATCTTTCAGAATTCGAACTTAACAATGGTATTAAAGTTCTTGAGCTCTTGAGAATACCTCCAGGTAAAGAAATGACTGAACATGGTCAACCACACGAAGGTGAATACCCTAGCGATCATTTGTGCATGATTGCAAAATTAGGAATTGCCATGTAA